A single region of the Sphingobium sp. TKS genome encodes:
- a CDS encoding penicillin-binding protein 1A → MEEARPKNAASSFIHRLRSGASGLRERLAPHWDKRWFRWIAVGLGGLILAYALFWLIFARGLPDAATLLEYEPPLPTIVRDTDGQPVHSYARERRVQLQYSDYPPLLIRAYLSAEDKTFFEHHGVDIPGFFGAVFDYATKIGSGQRARGGSTITQQVAKNLLIGDEYSPTRKVKEMILAYRMEGVLTKQQILELYLNQIFLGRNAYGVQAAARAYFDKDVGDLKLHEMAYLAILPKGPANYRPESPTGHERALERRNWALGEMVKNGWITQAQRDEAQAQPLGTVAAHGSSFDARAGGYYMEEVRRRLIQQFGEKASDGPNSVYAGGLWVRSPYDPKIQDLTTTALRNGLLRFDAGKGWSGPIGRIDMDRGWHRELAASYIDVDYAGWRVAVIVSRNSGAAQIGFSDGSTGTLSADAAQLPYRKSGGPAFAAMKPGDLIVVARNGSSWALRNVPEVSGGMVVEETHSGRVRAMQGGFDNRLSSYNRATQAMRQPGSTIKPFVYAAALDNGMTPASIIVDGPLCVYQGAGLGQKCFRNFTGGSAGPQTMRWGVEQSRNLMTVRAASQTGMDRVVRTIKAMGIGDYQPYLSFALGAGETTVERIVNAYAMLANQGRQLSPKLMDYVQDRRGKVIWPLRWRACDGCNMANWDGKSMPRFGFEGRQVMNPMTAYQVVHIAEGVIQRGTATVLADLKRPLFGKTGTTNGPTNVWFVGGSPDIVAGVYIGYDQPRSLGGWAQGGRVAAPIWKAAMTPVLEAMPKTPFIAPAGIRMVTIDRRSGKRVYGVWPTDEPKPAVIWEAFKPESEPRRSIRKEEVAAQDKAAARIEATVQRHQRTDSDFLQDQGGIY, encoded by the coding sequence ATGGAAGAGGCTCGCCCCAAAAACGCCGCATCGTCCTTCATCCATCGCCTGCGTAGCGGCGCGAGCGGACTTCGGGAAAGGCTCGCACCCCATTGGGACAAGCGCTGGTTCCGCTGGATCGCGGTTGGCCTTGGCGGCCTCATCCTCGCTTATGCGCTTTTCTGGCTGATCTTCGCGCGCGGCTTGCCCGATGCGGCGACGCTGCTGGAATATGAGCCGCCGCTGCCGACAATCGTGCGGGACACCGACGGCCAACCCGTCCACAGCTATGCCCGCGAACGCCGCGTCCAACTGCAATATAGCGATTATCCACCGCTGCTGATCCGCGCCTATCTGTCGGCGGAGGACAAGACCTTCTTCGAACATCATGGCGTCGACATTCCCGGCTTCTTCGGCGCGGTGTTCGACTATGCGACCAAGATCGGCTCGGGCCAGCGCGCCCGTGGCGGCTCCACCATCACCCAGCAGGTGGCGAAGAACCTGCTGATCGGTGACGAATATTCCCCCACGCGCAAGGTGAAGGAAATGATCCTCGCCTATCGCATGGAGGGGGTGCTGACCAAGCAGCAGATCCTCGAACTCTATCTCAACCAGATATTCCTCGGCCGCAACGCCTATGGCGTGCAGGCGGCTGCGCGCGCCTATTTCGACAAGGATGTGGGCGACCTCAAGCTGCATGAAATGGCCTATCTGGCGATCCTGCCCAAAGGTCCGGCCAATTATCGCCCGGAAAGCCCCACCGGCCATGAACGCGCACTGGAGCGCCGCAACTGGGCGCTTGGCGAAATGGTCAAGAATGGCTGGATCACCCAGGCCCAGCGCGATGAGGCGCAGGCCCAGCCGCTCGGCACCGTGGCTGCCCATGGCTCCAGCTTCGATGCCCGCGCAGGCGGCTATTATATGGAGGAAGTGCGCCGCCGCCTGATCCAGCAATTCGGGGAAAAGGCATCGGACGGTCCGAACAGCGTCTATGCCGGCGGCCTCTGGGTGCGCAGCCCCTATGACCCGAAGATTCAGGATCTGACGACCACGGCGCTGCGCAATGGCCTGCTGCGCTTCGATGCGGGCAAGGGCTGGTCCGGGCCGATCGGCAGGATCGACATGGATCGCGGCTGGCATCGTGAACTGGCGGCAAGCTATATCGACGTCGACTATGCCGGATGGCGCGTCGCCGTGATCGTCAGCCGGAACAGCGGCGCCGCGCAGATCGGCTTTTCCGACGGATCGACGGGCACGCTGTCCGCCGATGCGGCGCAATTGCCCTATCGCAAGAGCGGCGGCCCGGCCTTCGCGGCGATGAAGCCCGGCGACCTGATCGTGGTGGCGCGCAACGGCTCGTCATGGGCACTGCGCAACGTGCCCGAAGTCTCCGGCGGCATGGTGGTGGAGGAAACCCATTCGGGCCGCGTCCGCGCCATGCAGGGCGGCTTCGACAACCGCCTCTCCTCCTACAACCGCGCCACCCAGGCGATGCGCCAGCCCGGATCGACCATCAAGCCCTTCGTCTATGCCGCCGCGCTGGACAATGGCATGACCCCGGCCTCGATCATCGTCGACGGACCGCTCTGCGTCTATCAGGGCGCGGGCCTTGGCCAGAAATGCTTCCGCAACTTCACCGGCGGCAGCGCCGGGCCGCAGACCATGCGCTGGGGCGTCGAGCAGTCGCGCAACCTGATGACCGTGCGCGCCGCCAGCCAGACCGGCATGGACCGCGTCGTGCGCACCATCAAGGCGATGGGGATCGGTGATTACCAGCCCTATCTCTCCTTTGCGTTGGGCGCGGGCGAAACCACGGTCGAGCGGATAGTGAACGCCTATGCCATGCTCGCCAATCAGGGGCGGCAGCTTAGCCCCAAGCTGATGGACTATGTGCAGGACCGGCGCGGCAAGGTGATCTGGCCGCTGCGCTGGCGCGCCTGTGACGGCTGCAACATGGCCAATTGGGACGGCAAGTCCATGCCCCGCTTCGGTTTCGAGGGGCGGCAGGTGATGAACCCGATGACCGCCTATCAGGTCGTGCACATTGCCGAGGGCGTGATCCAGCGCGGCACGGCCACCGTGCTGGCGGACCTGAAACGCCCGCTGTTCGGCAAGACCGGCACCACCAACGGCCCGACCAACGTCTGGTTCGTCGGCGGATCGCCGGACATCGTGGCGGGCGTCTATATCGGCTATGACCAGCCGAGGAGCCTGGGCGGCTGGGCGCAGGGCGGCCGCGTCGCCGCGCCGATCTGGAAAGCGGCGATGACGCCGGTGCTGGAGGCGATGCCCAAGACCCCGTTCATCGCCCCGGCGGGCATCCGCATGGTCACGATCGACCGCCGCTCGGGCAAGCGCGTCTATGGCGTCTGGCCGACCGACGAGCCCAAGCCCGCCGTGATCTGGGAAGCGTTCAAGCCCGAATCCGAACCCCGCCGATCGATCCGCAAGGAAGAGGTGGCCGCGCAAGACAAGGCCGCCGCCCGCATCGAAGCGACGGTCCAGCGCCACCAGCGCACCGACAGCGACTTCCTGCAGGATCAGGGCGGGATTTACTAA
- a CDS encoding N-acetylmuramoyl-L-alanine amidase family protein gives MKFGWTAKARTLHKRRMFQSLALASMILSGAPLSAVIPDGGRAGMRFDAPAHMASRPARRLHSITVPIPPVARGLSLPPVEGPRDASRPLVVIDAGHGGHDPGAVNRENGEREKDVTLAIAQAVRDQLLKSGRVRVALTRNADRFLVLQERYGIARKLNADLFISIHADSADNDTARGATVYTLSETASDREAARLAARENKADFLNGVNLGGQSNDVSSILIDLTQRESMNISVSFARLLQREAAPYVPFRSAAHRFASLMVLKAPDTPSVLFETGYISNTADAAFLASKEGQANIAKGVARAIEVHFARKLTMRGDGAGG, from the coding sequence ATGAAATTCGGCTGGACGGCCAAGGCCCGTACGTTGCACAAGCGGCGCATGTTCCAAAGTCTTGCGCTCGCAAGCATGATCCTCTCCGGCGCGCCGCTTTCCGCCGTCATCCCCGATGGCGGCCGGGCGGGCATGCGCTTTGACGCGCCCGCGCATATGGCCTCGCGCCCGGCCAGGCGTCTCCACAGCATCACCGTGCCGATCCCGCCTGTGGCGCGCGGCCTGTCGCTGCCGCCGGTGGAGGGGCCGCGCGACGCGTCCCGCCCGCTGGTGGTGATCGACGCCGGCCATGGCGGCCATGATCCAGGCGCGGTCAACCGCGAAAATGGCGAGCGGGAGAAGGATGTGACGCTCGCCATCGCGCAGGCGGTACGCGACCAACTGCTGAAGTCAGGCCGCGTCCGCGTGGCGCTGACCCGCAACGCTGACCGTTTCCTGGTACTTCAGGAGCGCTATGGCATTGCGCGCAAGCTGAACGCGGACCTGTTCATTTCCATCCACGCCGATTCGGCGGACAATGACACGGCGCGGGGCGCGACCGTCTATACCCTGTCCGAGACCGCCTCCGACCGCGAAGCCGCCCGCCTTGCCGCGCGCGAGAACAAGGCCGACTTTCTGAACGGCGTTAACCTCGGTGGCCAGTCGAACGATGTTTCCTCGATCCTGATCGACCTGACGCAGCGGGAATCGATGAACATTTCGGTGAGCTTCGCCCGGCTGCTCCAACGCGAGGCCGCGCCCTATGTCCCGTTCCGCAGCGCGGCGCATCGCTTCGCCTCGCTGATGGTGCTCAAAGCTCCGGATACCCCGTCGGTGCTGTTCGAAACGGGCTATATTTCCAATACGGCCGATGCGGCTTTCCTGGCGTCGAAGGAAGGTCAGGCGAATATCGCCAAGGGCGTCGCCCGCGCGATCGAAGTGCATTTCGCCCGCAAACTGACGATGCGCGGGGATGGGGCGGGCGGCTGA
- a CDS encoding Rne/Rng family ribonuclease: MTMRMLIDARHREETRVAVVKGNRIEEFDFESAEHKQLKGNIYLAKVTRVEPSLQAAFVDYGGNRHGFLAFSEIHPDYYQIPREDREALLREEREHAEEEAALRADFDDDEEHGGASDGGLEVVEATHHHDDEDHEGEAAASEGAEGGRNGRGRRGKGDEAADELRRKRMALRRRYKIQDVIKRRQVLLVQVVKEERGNKGAALTTYLSLAGRYCVLMPNTSHGGGISRKISNAADRKRLKSIIAEMALPSTMGCIVRTAGLQRTKPEIKRDFDYLARLWDEIRENTLKSDAPALIHNDSDLIKRAIRDIYNKDIEEVIVEGEYGYKAAKDFMKLLMPSHARRVKQYADPISLFQRASVEDQLAGMYNPVVQLKSGGYLVINPTEALVSIDINSGRSTREHGIEQTAVATNLEAAREIARQLRLRDMAGLVVIDFIDMEMNSNIRKVEKAMKEALKDDRARIQVGRISGFGLMEMSRQRLRTGVLEASTRQCPHCEGTGLVRTASSAGLSALRMLEEEAARGRGSLITLRASQEAAFYVLNNKRRELDEIEQRYGVRIAILPDGEVEGARMSVEASGPRPERVVDYTPIIEEEDDLEIVEELDEEEVEEVEAAHEEHGDRGEDREGGRRRRRRRRRRGGQRDEHRAEPAAEGDAGEDADISDEAEEVEGEAEAEAAPVEAAVEGEGEGRRRGRRGRRGGRRRREAGEEGLSEGSAASEESVEAEAAPEPVVETAPEAPAEEEAPKTRRRPRARKAKEAAAPAAEAEAVEAPVEVVREEPVAEEAPAKPKRTRRKKVEPVAEEAVAAEPAPVAEEAPAKPKRTRRKKADPVVEETAAAEAAPAIQAPVEAASPAETAEAVTVNGEAGDEGENEDGTPRRGWWQRTFGQ; this comes from the coding sequence ATGACAATGCGTATGCTGATCGATGCGCGCCACCGGGAAGAGACCCGGGTCGCGGTCGTCAAAGGTAACCGGATCGAGGAATTCGACTTCGAATCGGCCGAGCACAAGCAGCTCAAGGGCAATATCTATCTCGCCAAGGTTACTCGTGTAGAGCCTTCGCTCCAGGCGGCCTTCGTCGATTATGGCGGCAATCGCCATGGTTTCCTCGCTTTCAGCGAAATCCATCCCGACTATTATCAGATCCCCCGGGAGGACCGCGAAGCGCTGCTGCGCGAGGAACGCGAGCATGCCGAGGAAGAGGCCGCGCTGCGCGCCGATTTCGATGATGATGAGGAACATGGCGGCGCGTCCGACGGTGGCCTGGAAGTCGTCGAGGCCACCCATCATCATGACGATGAAGATCATGAAGGCGAAGCTGCGGCCAGCGAAGGCGCCGAGGGCGGCCGCAATGGCCGTGGCCGTCGCGGCAAGGGCGACGAGGCCGCCGACGAGCTGCGCCGCAAGCGCATGGCGCTGCGCCGCCGCTACAAGATTCAGGACGTCATCAAGCGCCGCCAGGTGCTGCTGGTGCAGGTCGTCAAGGAAGAGCGCGGCAACAAGGGCGCGGCGCTGACCACCTATTTGTCGCTCGCGGGCCGTTATTGCGTGCTGATGCCGAACACCAGCCATGGCGGCGGGATTTCGCGCAAGATCAGCAACGCTGCCGACCGCAAGCGCCTGAAGTCGATCATCGCGGAAATGGCGCTGCCCTCCACCATGGGCTGCATCGTCCGCACCGCCGGTCTCCAGCGCACCAAGCCGGAGATCAAGCGCGACTTCGACTATCTTGCCCGCCTGTGGGACGAGATCCGCGAAAACACACTGAAATCTGACGCCCCCGCGCTGATCCACAATGACAGCGACCTCATCAAGCGGGCGATCCGCGATATCTACAACAAGGATATTGAAGAGGTCATCGTCGAGGGCGAATATGGCTATAAGGCCGCCAAGGATTTCATGAAGCTGCTGATGCCCAGCCATGCGCGCCGGGTGAAGCAATATGCCGATCCGATCTCGCTGTTCCAGCGCGCCAGCGTCGAGGATCAGCTCGCCGGGATGTACAATCCGGTCGTACAGCTCAAATCCGGCGGCTATCTGGTCATCAACCCGACCGAGGCGCTGGTGTCGATCGACATCAACTCGGGCCGGTCGACCCGCGAGCATGGCATCGAGCAGACCGCCGTCGCCACCAATCTGGAAGCCGCCCGCGAGATTGCCCGGCAGCTCCGCCTGCGCGACATGGCGGGCCTGGTCGTCATCGACTTCATCGACATGGAGATGAACTCCAACATCCGCAAGGTCGAGAAGGCGATGAAGGAGGCGCTGAAGGACGATCGCGCCCGCATCCAGGTCGGCCGCATCTCGGGCTTCGGCCTGATGGAAATGAGCCGCCAGCGTCTGCGCACCGGCGTGCTTGAAGCGTCGACCCGCCAGTGCCCGCATTGCGAAGGCACGGGGCTGGTGCGGACGGCCTCGTCGGCGGGTCTGTCGGCGCTTCGCATGCTGGAAGAGGAAGCGGCGCGTGGTCGCGGCAGCCTGATCACCCTGCGCGCCAGCCAGGAAGCGGCTTTCTACGTCCTCAACAACAAGCGCCGCGAACTGGACGAGATCGAGCAGCGCTATGGCGTGCGCATCGCGATCCTGCCCGATGGCGAGGTCGAGGGCGCGCGCATGTCGGTCGAGGCCAGCGGGCCGCGTCCAGAGCGCGTGGTCGACTATACGCCGATAATCGAGGAAGAGGATGATCTCGAAATCGTCGAGGAACTGGACGAGGAAGAGGTCGAGGAAGTCGAAGCCGCGCATGAGGAGCATGGCGACCGTGGCGAGGATCGCGAGGGTGGCCGTCGCCGCCGTCGTCGCCGTCGCCGCCGGGGCGGGCAGCGCGATGAGCATCGCGCCGAGCCTGCGGCTGAAGGCGATGCTGGCGAGGACGCCGACATTTCCGACGAGGCAGAGGAAGTCGAGGGTGAAGCCGAAGCCGAAGCTGCACCGGTCGAAGCCGCTGTCGAGGGTGAGGGCGAAGGCCGTCGCCGCGGCCGCCGCGGCCGTCGGGGTGGACGGCGCCGTCGTGAGGCAGGCGAGGAAGGGTTGAGCGAAGGTTCGGCCGCCAGTGAGGAGTCCGTCGAGGCTGAGGCCGCTCCGGAACCGGTAGTGGAAACGGCTCCCGAAGCGCCTGCCGAGGAGGAAGCGCCCAAGACCCGCCGCCGTCCGCGTGCGCGCAAGGCGAAGGAAGCTGCTGCGCCTGCCGCCGAAGCCGAAGCGGTCGAAGCTCCGGTGGAAGTCGTGCGGGAGGAGCCGGTTGCCGAAGAGGCGCCTGCCAAGCCCAAGCGCACCCGTCGCAAGAAGGTGGAGCCGGTCGCTGAGGAAGCCGTTGCTGCCGAACCTGCTCCGGTTGCCGAAGAGGCGCCTGCCAAACCCAAGCGCACTCGCCGCAAGAAGGCCGATCCGGTGGTCGAGGAAACCGCTGCCGCAGAGGCCGCACCGGCTATCCAGGCGCCCGTCGAAGCCGCCTCCCCCGCGGAAACCGCCGAAGCGGTTACGGTGAATGGCGAGGCCGGTGACGAAGGTGAAAATGAAGACGGCACGCCGCGCCGCGGCTGGTGGCAGCGCACTTTCGGTCAATAA
- a CDS encoding cytochrome P450, which translates to MTQPFTPPYPEPPRTKRGLMKRFLRGWHSWIHVLFEKSYTMKLGEIRMPGQTMYIANELPLVDQILRGGTAYPKHRELVRNLSPLIGNSVFSANGEDWESQRAMVNPAFAHTALNRSMPLMVAAADDLLARLGEADRSKPVDIDPMMTHVAADIIFRTLFSEALDERRSNIIHTAFGKFQRLAHSASMLRLYGFPARWFEKRSLTPAKAIHDVFRPIVEARYAGFHQRGEAPHKDILQSLIEAKHPETGEPFTLQQVMDQVSTVFLAGHETSASTMTWALYMLAECAHIQTAARAEVTEIAGTVPLDAAMLKDMGAIRNIFRETLRLYPPVAFFPREVTCPMPMRDKQLEEGAMLVVAPWLTQRNKDNWACPHSFDPARFEDPANAEMVKQAWFPFGRGPRVCVGAGFAQQEVMTVIATVVRRYRLSVPQGFKPEPISRLTIRPRTGMQLMFELVS; encoded by the coding sequence GTGACGCAGCCCTTCACGCCGCCTTATCCAGAGCCGCCCCGCACCAAGCGCGGCCTGATGAAGCGCTTCCTGCGCGGCTGGCATAGTTGGATTCATGTGTTGTTCGAAAAGAGCTACACGATGAAGCTGGGCGAAATCCGCATGCCCGGCCAGACCATGTACATCGCCAATGAACTGCCGCTGGTGGACCAGATATTGCGGGGCGGCACGGCCTATCCCAAGCATCGCGAGCTGGTGCGCAACCTCTCGCCGCTGATCGGCAATTCGGTCTTTTCCGCCAATGGCGAGGATTGGGAAAGCCAGCGCGCCATGGTGAACCCGGCCTTCGCCCACACCGCGCTCAACCGTTCGATGCCGCTGATGGTCGCGGCCGCCGATGACCTGCTCGCTCGCCTGGGCGAGGCGGACCGCAGCAAGCCGGTCGATATCGACCCGATGATGACCCATGTCGCGGCCGACATCATCTTCCGCACGCTCTTTTCCGAAGCGCTGGACGAGCGGCGCTCCAACATCATCCACACCGCCTTCGGCAAGTTCCAGCGCCTCGCCCACAGCGCCTCGATGCTGCGCCTCTACGGCTTCCCTGCGCGCTGGTTCGAGAAGCGGTCGCTGACCCCGGCAAAGGCGATCCACGATGTCTTCCGCCCCATCGTCGAAGCGCGCTACGCGGGCTTCCACCAGCGTGGCGAGGCTCCCCACAAGGACATCCTTCAGTCGCTGATCGAGGCGAAGCATCCGGAAACCGGCGAACCCTTCACCTTGCAGCAGGTGATGGATCAGGTCTCGACCGTCTTCCTCGCAGGCCATGAAACCTCGGCCAGCACCATGACCTGGGCGCTCTACATGCTGGCCGAATGCGCCCATATTCAGACCGCCGCCCGCGCCGAGGTGACGGAAATCGCCGGAACCGTCCCGCTCGATGCCGCCATGCTCAAGGATATGGGCGCGATCCGCAACATCTTCCGCGAAACGCTGCGCCTCTATCCGCCGGTCGCCTTTTTCCCCCGCGAAGTCACCTGCCCGATGCCGATGCGCGACAAGCAGTTGGAGGAAGGCGCGATGCTGGTCGTCGCCCCCTGGCTCACTCAGCGCAACAAGGATAATTGGGCCTGCCCCCACAGCTTCGACCCCGCTCGCTTCGAAGACCCCGCCAATGCGGAGATGGTGAAGCAGGCCTGGTTCCCCTTCGGCCGCGGCCCCCGCGTCTGCGTCGGCGCCGGTTTCGCCCAGCAGGAGGTGATGACGGTGATCGCCACCGTGGTGCGCCGCTATCGCTTGTCGGTGCCGCAAGGGTTCAAGCCGGAGCCGATCAGCCGCCTGACGATCCGGCCGAGGACGGGCATGCAGCTGATGTTCGAGCTAGTGTCCTGA
- the kdsA gene encoding 3-deoxy-8-phosphooctulonate synthase encodes MTKHVSIGPVMVGNDLPFVLISGPCQIESRDHAMMMAERLSGIAAKAGVPFVFKSSFDKANRTSVSGQRGVGIDAGLAILAEVRASFGCPVLTDVHEAGQVEAAAQAVDILQIPAFLCRQTDLLLAAGKTGAVVNVKKGQFLAPWDMAAVAQKVASTGNERILLTERGASFGYNTLVSDMRSLPVMAQTGYPVVFDATHSVQQPGGLGSASGGQREFAPVLARSAIAAGIAAVFAEAHDDPDSAPSDGPVMLPVEWVGPLLEKLKAIDGVVKG; translated from the coding sequence ATGACAAAGCATGTTTCCATTGGGCCGGTGATGGTCGGCAACGACTTGCCCTTCGTCCTGATTTCCGGCCCCTGTCAGATCGAGAGCCGCGATCATGCGATGATGATGGCGGAAAGACTATCGGGCATCGCCGCGAAAGCGGGCGTGCCGTTCGTGTTCAAATCGTCGTTCGACAAGGCGAACCGGACCTCAGTGTCAGGACAGCGAGGCGTCGGGATCGATGCGGGGCTGGCAATTCTGGCGGAGGTGAGGGCCAGCTTCGGCTGTCCGGTGCTGACCGATGTGCATGAGGCGGGGCAGGTCGAGGCGGCGGCTCAGGCTGTGGATATCTTGCAAATCCCCGCCTTTCTGTGCCGCCAGACTGACCTGCTGCTGGCGGCGGGAAAGACCGGCGCGGTCGTCAATGTGAAGAAGGGGCAATTCCTCGCGCCCTGGGACATGGCGGCGGTGGCGCAGAAGGTCGCCTCGACCGGCAATGAGCGTATCCTGCTGACCGAGCGCGGGGCGAGTTTCGGCTACAACACGCTGGTTAGCGACATGCGGTCGCTGCCGGTGATGGCGCAGACCGGCTATCCGGTGGTGTTCGACGCTACCCATTCGGTGCAGCAGCCGGGCGGGCTGGGTTCAGCCTCGGGCGGGCAGCGCGAATTTGCGCCGGTGCTGGCGCGGAGCGCTATCGCGGCGGGGATCGCGGCGGTCTTTGCCGAGGCGCATGACGATCCGGACAGCGCGCCTTCGGATGGGCCGGTGATGCTGCCGGTCGAATGGGTCGGACCGTTGCTGGAGAAGCTGAAGGCGATCGATGGAGTGGTGAAGGGGTAA